CTCTACAGAACTTCTTAACAGCAGCTACTGCAGAAAAGCTGAAGTAGAAGCACAAGATTCAGATTGTGGCTCTTTTGGTGCCTAAAAGCTTCTTTAGCTTCTTATGGAAACAATGTGGCTGTGGATTGTAAATGCTAACCACCATTTCAAGAGTTTTGAGCTAGAGTAGTGTATATGCGGTATGCAGGCGCATTGCGGCTTAATGATTAAAATAAGATAGTAAAAATTGATGAGAGAGGTAAGAAATTATATTACTGCGCCTTTTAAGAAGTAGAAATAAATAGATTTGTAATAAGTTGCCTACACTTTTATGAGTAGAGCTACTGTACTATTGAAAGCATAGAGGGTCTGCTACTTCTGATTTTTGAGCTCTTAGATCAATCCTAAGGTTACTATTCAATCCTGGAGAGACCGCAATTATtccaaccgtataatttttgatccaatggtCTAAAAGTTGGAAGCATCGGATTCTTTaggcttccgatagcatagtagctctatacaacttttattatgaatattttttttttttctgaaaaaacaTGTACTACTTAAAATATGGATTATTTTGACTTGggtatctaatcttttaatttatataattttgagtTAATTAACAGTACGCGTGGCAGCAGCTACCCACTCAAGTTTTTTCCAGGAGAAGAGAAAAGCAtttattgggttttttttttttttttttttttttttttactaaattgtactttttttctcctgaaactATGGGATGTTGAAACTTGGTCCTCAACTTCAAGTTGTTGCAACTtcttagcttaaattttttatattattgtaaGGAAGCCCTAATACTAAATTTAGCTTAAAGATGTCCGTGGACCGGTTTGGGTCTGggtaattaatatactgtacccataccctaaaaagaaatggttataaaaaaatatatataccctacccatttaacttcgggtcgggtccggatctgggtactaaagttactatccatcgggtctatttgagcgggtctggatagtgactacccgtatactacccgttcaaAACCGAATATGGATCGGGTCTAAATCGgatacggatatccgtataaatatatttttttataaattttattaaatagtcaataaacaaactatattgttgacaatgaaatattgttggcggaaatgaaatgaaaaaaaaagagtagaaaacaaagagtaaaaaaattagaaaaaagtaatgagcaaaagagacggctagggtttcgttaggatgaaaatacatagtgactcatcatctataagtcatattaaaattgatctttcaacttcaaaagtttattttttttaatttactatcggatatttcatcgggtccgggtccgggtccggatttgaaaactatttcggaccctacccatttaaaagttaggttAAGACGGAtccaaatcgggtatgggtataaaatatccagatccatacccgaaattttaatgggtaattttttttatccgtatacttttcattttttatcgggtccggttcgggtccggatagggtccggatcgggtatgggatatcggatattttggacacctttaTTTTAGCTAACTAAATAATCGATGAGGTAAAAATAATGTGCATTATAATTATTGTCGTGTCATTAATAACAACACCATCATATcactattatatttataatataataatatttagccaactaaattgGATTACAACATTTGGTTGTAACAATTTGCAATGCTCAAACTAGACAATAAAACGAATTTAAGTTTTAGGACCAAAGTGTGACAAACCTCATAGTTTGAAGACCAAAGTacaatttagcctttttttttagtttgtttatTCTACAAGTCAAACCACGTGATGGCAAATAAAACCTTCAAAAAAGGTTTATTCTACGAGTCAAACCTCAAAGTTGGTTTATTCTACAATTTagcaaagaaaattttattcaaaccATGTGATGGCAAAGGAAAAATACACTAAACCACGAAGGGACTAATTAAAAGTTTTCCTAAAATTAAAGGTTGAGgagtctaaattttaaaaaaaatagaaacgtACATAAATTGTCTAGAATATGACCATTTTGATTTAGTTGATTatctaaccttttaaaattttgattttacttccGACcgtataatttatttcatttgtatCCCTTAACgacactttgattttaaaatatgagttgattacttattttaatgaatctcagtttgtttcaaaatttaaatatgttgtTTACccttacagatttagttagtatatttcatacacttctcgcaactataagtttattaaaataaataatcaactcaaattttaaagtcaaagtgtcgTTAACGGATACaattcaaacaaattaaaagattgaataataaaatcaaatttttgaaaaatttgagtggccgattcaaaatgatccatagaTCAGATAAGTACTATAagtttttaccaaaaaaaggaaaaaaaaaatattgtgagGGGGATACTTCAGATtgtgtatagttgagggggtctccaaaCATTTTTTACCTCAATTGAGTGGACTTGGCACGTGTTTTCTTACACAAAAGTAAATattcctaataaaaaaaataataacaaaaataaaaaaatttgcgtATCCACCACAGGGACCTCTGTGTTCCTCAATTTCTCTATAAACAGATTATGCTGACATTAGAAGCACTCCAGAGGAAGCAGCTCCACAAATTTTCGTGTCCCTAGAAGAATCAAATAAAGCAATGTTTTGCGGTTTAAGATAACCACGGCGTAAAATTTGCATTACTCAACAAAATATAGATCGTTTGATTCGGGGATAAACAAAAAGTGATTATTCTagagataggtataaattgaggtataagcaggaattagatcaattttgcgtttggatgaaaattaggttattcctgagaataagaaaaatagcgtttgattattattttttaatatttaaataattttataaataaaaatagtttaaatattaaaataatattatttaataaaaataattaacaaggttgggataagaataaattttttaaattttatatttataaatttaaattttaaattttaaaattttaaattttaaacattagagttttaatttcaataagatttaaggtttaaaatttaaaatttaaatttaaaactataaaatttaaaaaattttaaattttaaattttaaaatataaaaagtttaaatgtaaactagaatttaaatttcaaactttaaattttaaattttaaaacttaaattttaaactctaaaatttaaaatttaaaattaaattttaaaactttaaattttcaattttaaaatttaatttttatatttaaattttaaatttttaaatttaagtttatattACTCTCCCattatagtaataaaaaataaatattgatgggTGATAGGAAGAATAAGGTAGAATGGATTGNtttattataaaatttattataatatttaaatataaataatattattaatatagtacaattaataattttataacaaaaaaatgtattataatatataacatattatatttatataatttagttttaattcaattcataattttaattaagtttgaaattaaatattggaatagcattattccatcaaaatggtggaatagcaaatcccaaTCTATTCCGAAATAgtcgggaatagcaaggtttgaccggaataaaatatcccggccaaaaattattttgtttggcaGAATAGCGAAGATAACTtccgttatccccgcttataccgCCAACCAAACGGAGCCTAAAATTATAACATTCGCATAAGAAATATTGCGAATGTAGActtattaacgaaaaaaatatatacagtgAAAACGATACCAGCACAACAGCAGCACTTGCCAGGGCTAGTCACCCCTGAAATATGAAACAGATCATGCATGAAAGCGGAGAGCGTAAATATATCGACGGTTTAGAAGAACAGATATAATCACTGCTACGAGCAGGAATAGGGCGCAGTAGTTGTTTCGGGATCACGGTTCATTTTCTGAGTCGAACAAAACGCTGTTCACGATCTTCGCTCCCCTTCCTTTCGCCATGTAGAGCCCTATATGATGCAGCAGCTCCTGTAGgcaaatgcaaaaaagaaagaggaaaaaaattttggtttgtTAAATAAGAATCAAATCTCTCAAATAGGTTTTTCTACATTTCTCGGCAAAAAGATGAAACTACTAAAGAAAACAAGTTGTTCGTTTAAACTAGCAGAAATATTTGATGGTGCCCAACTCCAGTTCATGAATATTTCTATGAGCAAGCTACTTATTTATGATTAGAAGAATTATCTCTAATTGCTATACATATTAACTGCAGAAACATTACCATGTGTTCTTTACTCTCTCTCCCACTATATCAAAGATTTAAGTGTCTATCTGCGTGGGTCGTATCTACTGTACCGTATCATGCCAATAAGATATCGGCAAAATATAGCTCCCGTGCTAATGGCACAGCTCAAAGTTCTCTTTTCTTCAAATtgataagtaattttctcaataaagttcaacaAAAGACTTGATAAAGAAACacaataagcaattagaatattttgctgctaaaagaaaataaatatttcatacattatgtgtcggcacatatgcattttttgtgaccggcggGCATTAGCACGGCCCGCCATGTACCGTGTCGTACCATGCTGACAAGTTTTCGGCGCAACCCCGTGCCACAGTACTTAAATCTTTGGTATAGATGATCCTCTTCATAGGGTTTTAATGTATGTTAActgataataaaatatatatgaagagGTGCTACTAGTCCAAACCTGGGGATGAGATAAAGCTCCTTTGATACTTCTCGCAACATGAACTGGGAGATCATATGTAGCACATCCATCTGAGTAAATCACAACATCCTTCAATGGTGGCACTCGACCAATATTCCTAGCAGATAATGTGGAGCAAGCAAAGTCTCGCACACAGATATCTGTGCATATTCCAACAACCAAAACCTGCACAAGATTGCAACAGATCAGAAAAACTAAATCCAAGAAATATTTGCTCTTGGAATCTAACTACACAATATAATCACATGCCAACGACAAGGTCGCTCACagttttaatttcaaacttcttCACCCAATCAGCAAAAGCATTTGAACCATCCTTCTCCATTGAGCAAATGAAGCCATCAATGCAACCTTTCCTTTTGATGGTCACATTTGGATCATTCTCCAGCCACTCGAGAGCTGCATACGACAAAAAACATAACATAAACTAACATTGGGTAaactactttttttaaaaaaggaaaaaagtaaaaacccTCAGCGTGATATGGCCGGATTTCACTTTACCACCTGCGGTTGTACAGCACTTTGCTACCCTTTCTAACAAAATTAAGTCCTTATGAGAAGTTAGAGTAGCAACAATAGGGTTACAAAGTGTTACGCTGCAAAGTAAAGCGGAATAAGGACCTACTTGGCCTTGTTTTATGCTGTAGTGCTGTAGGACGAACTGCAATCTAAGCAATGCTTTTAGAAGAAGTATTTCTTTAAATTGTCTTGCAACAAATTTTTCCTGCAGCAAAAGTAGAAACACGCAGTTGGGGCTTCTGCCTTCAGAAAAAGCACTGTACATTTCTATTTGCAAACGGTCTGCTGAAGGTGGTTTTTACAAAAGTAGGGGCCGGCCAGATAGGCAAAAAGTCTACTAGTAgtatacgagagagagagagagagagagagagagagagagagaggaattacCAGGAACCAGGTTTTCTTCCCCTGTACCAACTATACAATGAGGTGGGTATGGTGGTTCAGGTTTATCCGGATAGTGCGTATCAAGAAATGCGAAAACAGGCCATTGCCTCGCACAAAAGGCCTTTGCAAGCTTAGTAGACTCCTCCACCATTCTATCGATTTGTTTATTGGGTTCGCATGGGGCCTAAAAAtagcaacaaattttttttttaagaaaagaccATCTACCATTAATAATCTAATATTTGAAAACAAGTAAATTGTGATGAATACATAGTGGATCTACGTTGTTTCCAGCAAATAGCAATGGGACATCCCAATCGACAATTGgcactgttaaacatgatctaaattATCTGAACttcttaaaaatcaaatttcataactaTCGACATCATTTGCTCAGTATTCAAatggtttaaaatttaataatttttaatggctaaaTATAAGGGGAATTTGAGACCAAAATGATCACTACGATCGTCGATTTCAATGCCTCATCACCGAAAACAATGCAAGAGTAAACGGCGCCGCTTACTTTTAGAAGTACTCTAGATTCACTCATGAATATAAAAGCGAAATTTAATCAAACACTTGGACTGCACAACACTATTCATCTCTGGATTATCTGGTTATGTACAAACAAACAGGATCaatccaaaaattcaaaacattTCCAATAATTTCTAATCGCAGAAAGATCCAAACTTGACGGAGGAAACAAGAGGACGAGgaagaaacaacaaaaaatatcACATCTTTTTTCAAATAAACAGGATCGAAGCAATTGGAATAGAACAAAATTGGGGGTTTGATTTAGGGTTTCAGAGATTTACGAGGTACCACATCAGAAACCACCCAAAGAACCAAACACTcagcttttttttgtttttttcgtcAAATAAACAGGATCAAAGCAAATGGATTGGAACGCAAAGGTAGGTTTTGGATTAGGGTTTGAGAGCGAGAAAATTTACGAGGTTCCCTGCTCCGACGGTGCAGAAGCCATTGACCAGGTCGACGAGGACGAGCCCGGCGTGGACCTCGCCGGTGAGGAGGAgatcggcgtcggcgtcgaAGGGGATCTCCGATCTCAACGCGTCCAAAACCCTCGTCTCTGACCCCATTTTCGAGCTCGATTTGGATcgatccctctccctctccctctccctctccttcgcATGAGATGGGTATGATCTCCTCTCGTAgactttttccctcttttttttttttttttcggggggGCGCGCGCGGGGGATCCGAATCCTGATTGGATGATGCAGCTGTTAGTGGGATTCGGTGGTCAAAGTGGGgcttttttttaagtttttttaaggTAGGCGAAGAAGATTCTCGGCATACCCCAGATGCAATCTCAGCCGTTGGATCGCCCAACCGTTGGGTGTTGCTGTTTCAGCATCCTCCGGTTTTAgaggtggcaatccagctcgctgttcacgAGTcagtgttcggctcgaaataagCTCAAGATTGAATTGCTCATTtagagccgaacacgagccgaatttttcagctcgtttattaaacgagcagaacacgagctagggttagctcgctcgtgtttggctcaataacagctcgaatacatatattttatatttatataatttatttaatttatatttatatatataaataaataattatatatacaatatatatttttattatttaatttttagcaaaataaaaatataaaggcgagcttaattataaaaaactcatttatatataaagcttcaactattagatcaaagtctaatggataagattctaaaagtttattttttatatatattcgatctaattattttaatttattgttcgttggccagctcgttagccagctcgtgtttggctcgtttattaacgagccgNaatttttcagctcgatactttaacgagccagctcgtgttcggctcgtttacacccctacctcCGGTGTAGGGTCGTCAACAATCccaacacgagcgagctggccCAGCTTTGGCCGTTCaattattaaacgagccgaacgcgagcAAGCTCGTTAAAGCAtcgaacttaaaaatttaactcataTTCAACTTGTTTACTAACAAGTCGAACACAAACTGACTCGcgaataataaattagattGTTAGTATTACTattagggcgcgtttggttcgagttatgtaatattacagagtatttcgatatatccagATATTTTAGATTTCTAAATTATATTACAACTGATACTGTATTAATgcgtttgatttaatttagtaaTATAATACCATATTGCAGCATTTATAGCATTACtatatttggttcagtttataaaattcaataatcTTAACAATAAAGTATACTCTATTCCAAAATTACTCTTAGtcatatttggcaaaaaaaaaaatttactgtttacaaataatatttttttactaaattttattttaaataaatttgaatttgaacaaaaatacaaaatttaatattttaatttaaaatataaatatgaaatttataaatttaaaatctaaaatttaaaatttaaaattaaattttcattaaaaaactatatttaaaatatgttgTATGTTATCAATTACCACCCTACACAATAAATagatccaaaaaattaaaaaaactgacAAATTAAGCTCTAAAAGTTTACCAAAATAAATAGGCATATTCGATTAACTCTTATTAATCTCTATAATTTTGTCCACATGACATACTTACGTTGACTATTGGTTGTGAGTTCCACATTTTTTATTACTCATCTCCTTTCTTTGAACCTGCCATCTTTTAAAATTAGTGTAATTTTTTCTTCCGTCTTTTCAGTAGAAGAGAACTTTCAAAGACTTTGTGGTTTCTCAGTCCATCTATTCGGTTTTCatgcttttttttctaaactcaTCAGAATTTAACTTGGGGCTTcttttgcatttagcctcctggcaaatttttattttaaaaatagctctatcaaaatttaatttgcaaaaattgtCCTAgacctgccacgcaggcgccacgtcagcactACGCGGGCGGGTCTGGAGGCGgttgttaagttaaacacggtgaatcattcaccgtgtctaaacacagtgaatggttcaccgtattttgtacgtattttttatatgttgaaaagaagaatagagaatttgtatttcttttcttctctttttcaaaaatccgaatccgaacccaaaaatcaaattaaaatccaaacccagatccgaacccgacgaattttaaaaattcatacccatatccatatccgaccaaaaactcgaaacccgaacctgaacccagcagattttaaaaatctataccgttggatgaagatctaaaaaataaaaattattaaatatgttatatattgtataaataaataaaaataaattatgtatatatatatatataatttattcgggtttgaattcggataatatttcgaatatccatatctattgacatccctactccctattcctcttttcaataaaaatacgtactaaacacggtgaaccattcaccgtgtttgaacacggtgaataacccaccgtgttcaacttaacacacgggcccCGGCcttgcccgcgtggcgctgacgtggcgcctgcatGACAGGCCCAaggtcatttttgcaaattaaattttgacgggactaattttaaaataaaaatttgccatgaggctaaattcaaaaaaagccctttaacTTGAAATCTCACTCCTCTTTTACCTAAACTCCTGACAAGGTCCCCCCCCTCTTCCTTACCGCACTTCCCTCAGCACAGTGGTGGCACGACTGAGATCGAGACCGGTAACACGACTGAGAGCAGGACCATCTCCCCTTTTTCAACCTCTTCTGTCCCCAATCTCTCTTAAAGTCATGAAGGCTCCATCGAAGGGGGAGAAGAAGCGATCAAGTTCAAACATATTGAGAGATCCGAAGATTGATCCCTAATTAAGCTCGATTTCATCGATCGATCTGTGTAGACCCCCAATTTTGGGAGAACTATTACGTACGGATTTTATGAACCTTAATTTGAGATATGCTACTCCAACAAATATTCATCCGCCGCATTGCACAGTTCCTGCACTAGTATTATGTTATTCTATATCTCAACATATATTCAATTTGTAActcaaaaaatagattaaacaaaattagataaataagaTCTCCTATTTTGCTTATAGTATTAAAATTGATAGTTCATTAAACAATTTATTCAGTTTATATATATGGTTCTACTATATTACTTATAGGTAACCTTATCTGTAAATttgtttttgtaaaattttatagctGAATTCAATAATTATCCTAAATAACTGGCCCTATTTGAGATAACGACCAAGCGTATGGAAataattgatgaaatttttgatgCAGGAGATAATTGAGATATGCATTAAAATGCAAGAgggctttttataatttagttttcttatttttgtttttattcttGTAAAAAATTACCTTTACAAAGtacatattttatttgatataatGACCAAGCGTATGAGaataattgatgcaatttttgatGCGGAGAGATAATTGAGACATGCATTAAAATGCAAGAGGGCTTTTCATAATTtagtctttttatttttgtttttattcttCTAAAAAATTACCTTCACAAGGTacagattttatttatttgctacATAGATAACAAATGctttctcataaaaaataaaaaaaaacctaaaatttCAATAGTTCAGACTCGTTTGGCATGGcatttgtcttttttttaaaaaaaaaatagaattttgaatGCCAAAAGTGTAGGAATGGACTTTTTATTTGAAAGCAGTTTTttgtactttcaaattttttttcaaataaattatcatttatTACTTAGTTGTATGCATTGTATGCGAGTCAATAGAAAAAGTCTTTTCTCTGACACATCATATCATATAAATAtcaatatttacaaaaataaaaaacaaacacgataccaaacgaagccttaaacAGATGTTGGCTCAATCCGAAGGAAATTATTGCGTAAGCTTTACAGAGTTATTATGAAGCGATGCGACAATAAGGTTGCCAAATTTGTCCAAAAAAGAAGAGCAAAGCAAATATAGcatgctaaaataaaataagagatTCTGGTATTCATTCAATCCGAATGCAAACCAAGCGTTTCGTGGTTTTGAAATGCTGAATCTCATCTCAATCATCATTTGTGAGGACTTTTCTGAGTAAGTTCCTTGTCTTGGttatattttaaaacattaaaatattttaaaaaaaaaattaaaaatttgtactAGTGCTAGTCCAGGGGACGACCTCgtggcacggcacggcccgtaCCTATCTTGAGCAGTAAACTGCAGCGCGATGGTGTGCTTAAGCACCCACCATAAGGTCAGAGTTTCGAACTTCTATGTAATACAGAAAGTGAATGATCTCCGAGCCCGTATAACTACAACCAAATTCTGATTTTGCCGCATTAGGAAATGCTGCAAAGCACAATGAACATACATTTCAGTCATAAATGCTAAAAAGTTAATAATCCTGCAAACATCTGGTGATCATCACTTACAGATCCACCAACCATATCAGAAATGCTTGCAAATAtcaaaacaagaaagaaaaaaagatcccAAGGTCTCACAATTGTAACAAATATCGTCTCGGTACTTAAACATGAATTCTGAGTTAGTCGAGCCGTAGCCACCAAACTGCCGTCCACGCGAAATCACTCTGGCTTGGAACCATCCTGaagatatatagaaaatatcaaATAGATGCTGTATAAATCTCATGcagcttttccttttcaagtaTCACGAAACTCTTTACGAGAAGTGAAATATTACTGCTTTCAAAAAGGAGAAATTAAATGTTAAGAAAATTATCAAGTCATGGTCGTAAAAGAGTCGATTACAAATCTTCTAATGCAACATATTTCAACTTAGTAACTAACTCTATATTCACACAACCGTAAATTACATCAATCATTTAGCCCTTGCAGAGAAAGAACATCTTGATGTGAAGATGAATCGACTAAACCAAGTTACTGCAATCAAAGTCACATCCGATGAATTACTGTTTCTGAAGACATGGAAGTTTTAGCTATTAGCCAAAATTAATACGCGAAGTGCTGATACATAGTTGTGAAGAACCTTCGACACTTCTTTACTGAAGAAACGAAACAATACGATATAAGGAAATTAGCGAGATTTCATCTAAGTTGCTACCTTGCCTGACTCCAAGAAATCTTTCAGCTTGAACTCAACAGGATGATCGATGAATGGGAGTTCAGCAAGCTCGGCTTCGATAAGATCATCAAAAAGCTTGTCACCTGTAAATCAAATAACAGCAAATGAAATATTAGCTATACAGAAACTCTGTTGTTCTGTGTTTATGTGCATATGCCCATGGGGATGCTTTtttgagag
This DNA window, taken from Ananas comosus cultivar F153 linkage group 21, ASM154086v1, whole genome shotgun sequence, encodes the following:
- the LOC109726163 gene encoding nicotinamidase 1-like, which translates into the protein MGSETRVLDALRSEIPFDADADLLLTGEVHAGLVLVDLVNGFCTVGAGNLAPCEPNKQIDRMVEESTKLAKAFCARQWPVFAFLDTHYPDKPEPPYPPHCIVGTGEENLVPALEWLENDPNVTIKRKGCIDGFICSMEKDGSNAFADWVKKFEIKTVLVVGICTDICVRDFACSTLSARNIGRVPPLKDVVIYSDGCATYDLPVHVARSIKGALSHPQELLHHIGLYMAKGRGAKIVNSVLFDSENEP